GACACCGGCTTGAGACAGGTTCGTCCCATGCTGAGCCATCGCCTCGCCCCATCGGGGAGAATCCGAAGGAACGACGTCCGTCAGATCGGCGATATGCAAACGCTGACCAGGGTTCTTCCGTGACAGCTCATCGTGTTGGAAATTATTTTCGATCGGCATGACAGATTACATATCCGATCTGGATTCAGGACTGCAACTCAACCTGCCGGATAGCGATACGTTACTGATGGGTATCAGAGGGGCTTGGGGTTGGATCAGGAAGCTTCGGCAGTACTTGACGTTTCGACATCACAGCAGTGGCCGTACAAATCTTATTCTCCTCATCAATTCGTCGGTCGACAATCTTCACATCCTGTAAATACTCTTGAACGATTTCTTCGCGGGTCAGTTCGATGTCCTGCTCGGTCTCACGCCCAGACCGTTCACGAACACGGTCGATAAGATGCTCTTTGACCAACACACGAATCTGCTTGGCCAGATCCGTCCGAGCCGACAGCTCCGACACGCGCAGACAGATCGCTCTCCCTTTGGCCAGATCGCCCTGTCCTTTACCGATCCAGTACTGATCCGCAGAGTAGCCAACTTCAGAGGCGGGCGCCGTATCAGAAACAAGTCCCCAACCTAGCCAGAGACTCACCGTGACTACAATAATTCCCAAGCTTTTCTTCAACATTTTAACCCTAGCGACCTCCACCCGGCAGTCCGAAAGACGGAGCTCCCCGATGAGGCGAGCCTGGTTGTTGTAACCCAGACTGTCCCTGAGGCATTCGCCTCGCTCCGCCAAACCCCTGTCCCGATTGACCCATTGGTTGACGATCCCCCTGAGGCACCCCACGAGGTGTCCGATGAATAGACTCATTGAGCGGGCGAGCCCCTACAGATCCGCCTGGAGGTGGGACAAGCTCATGGCTCGGCATCCGACCTGGGTAACTCCCTGGTCGCGGGGGAGCCGGTGCTGTATGGGGTTGCCGGTAGGCGATGATCTGTTGGGCAATAGCGATATGTGGATTGGCCGGGAAGAGGCCGCTCGCACTGTTCAAGAAACCTTGCGGGATTCCCATCGGCGAGACGAGCACCCAATTGGTCCAAGCCTGCGACACCATCGCATTCGATTGCACACGGTTCAGAATTTCTTTCCGCCTGAGCGCGGCCTGCTGCACTTGATCCGGTGTGGACGCAGTCCCCAGCGCCTGATTGGCTGCCTGGAGTTCCTCTTGCAGCTGTTCATTTTCTTGCTTCAGCTCGGCCAACTGCACGCGGGCATCTTCGTTTTCTCGGAGCGCCGTAATCGCGCGTGCGACTTCCTCCGTATCCATCTGCGTCAGAAGGTCTGCCTTGATGACCACAACATCGCCGTCGAGAGTCGTGGAGATCTGTTGATTGAGCACCAGCACCAAACCGGCGGTATACGTGCGAATCTCGTCTTTGGTCACGTCCATGCCATTCACGATTGTCACACTTTCCAGATACGTGGCAACCTGTTCCAAGGCATTCCGCTTCGCCGCCTCCGTCGCGAGCCGGATC
The Candidatus Nitrospira nitrosa DNA segment above includes these coding regions:
- a CDS encoding YlbF family regulator, yielding MSGRFQQPSLPRYVALYKTCLLVSFLHIIAADFFLLPPAFAEPRVVNAQGEHRMGNRDTREDAIRLATEAAKRNALEQVATYLESVTIVNGMDVTKDEIRTYTAGLVLVLNQQISTTLDGDVVVIKADLLTQMDTEEVARAITALRENEDARVQLAELKQENEQLQEELQAANQALGTASTPDQVQQAALRRKEILNRVQSNAMVSQAWTNWVLVSPMGIPQGFLNSASGLFPANPHIAIAQQIIAYRQPHTAPAPPRPGSYPGRMPSHELVPPPGGSVGARPLNESIHRTPRGVPQGDRQPMGQSGQGFGGARRMPQGQSGLQQPGSPHRGAPSFGLPGGGR